One Arcobacter arenosus DNA window includes the following coding sequences:
- the soxC gene encoding sulfite dehydrogenase produces the protein MSDFIKDSNTDVTNEKSKVLSRRDFFKKTGAMSAVAASSVVAPSLLKASEDDPAIMHHPKWGQSWGDPVTKNRYGIPSAYEHNVTRRNTKLLASGNYRASIAVTPIHESDGIITPNGLFFSRCHGGIAHVDPNEYRLMITGLVEKPIVLTLAQLKRYPRVTRTHFIECPANGGQEWRRPQYNSLQFAKGFMSCAEWTGVYIKTILEDLKLKPEAKWMLAEGSDNSEMGRSVPVEKVLDDAMIVWGQNGEALRPEQGYPVRLLLPGWEGNLCVKWLKRLDFASEPWYAKEETSKYTALKPTGKAVQHFYANEVNSTVVIPSPEKPWTDLEDGAMVEIEGLAWSGMGTITRVDLSFDGGNNYVEANIKGLVLPKCWTRWSYIHKYKKGEKLLLTSRAIDDAGFIQPTIDQEVFGFDVKKEDYGKDKNKGMGVESVYHRNAIETWEVNEKGEVNHVQVRTI, from the coding sequence ATGTCAGATTTTATTAAAGATTCTAATACTGATGTAACTAATGAGAAATCAAAAGTACTTAGTAGAAGAGACTTTTTCAAAAAAACTGGTGCCATGAGTGCTGTAGCAGCAAGTAGTGTTGTTGCTCCATCATTACTTAAAGCATCAGAAGATGACCCTGCTATTATGCACCATCCTAAATGGGGACAATCTTGGGGTGACCCAGTTACAAAAAATAGATATGGTATCCCATCAGCTTATGAACATAATGTAACAAGAAGAAATACAAAACTTTTAGCTTCAGGTAACTATAGAGCTTCTATTGCTGTTACTCCAATTCATGAATCAGATGGAATTATTACTCCAAATGGTTTATTCTTTTCAAGATGTCATGGTGGTATTGCCCATGTTGACCCAAATGAATATAGACTTATGATTACGGGACTTGTAGAAAAACCAATTGTATTAACACTTGCACAATTAAAAAGATATCCAAGAGTAACAAGAACACATTTTATTGAGTGCCCTGCAAATGGTGGACAAGAGTGGAGAAGACCTCAATACAATTCTTTACAATTTGCAAAAGGATTTATGTCTTGTGCTGAATGGACTGGTGTTTATATCAAAACTATTTTAGAAGACTTAAAATTAAAACCTGAAGCAAAATGGATGTTAGCAGAGGGTAGTGATAACTCTGAAATGGGAAGATCAGTTCCTGTAGAAAAAGTTTTAGATGATGCAATGATTGTTTGGGGACAAAATGGTGAAGCATTAAGACCTGAACAAGGTTATCCAGTAAGATTACTTCTTCCAGGTTGGGAAGGGAATCTTTGTGTTAAATGGCTAAAAAGATTAGACTTTGCAAGTGAGCCTTGGTATGCAAAAGAGGAAACGTCAAAATATACAGCCCTTAAACCAACAGGAAAAGCTGTTCAACACTTCTATGCAAATGAAGTAAACTCAACAGTTGTAATCCCTAGTCCAGAAAAACCATGGACAGACTTAGAAGATGGAGCAATGGTTGAGATTGAAGGTTTAGCTTGGTCTGGAATGGGAACAATTACTAGAGTAGATTTATCATTTGATGGTGGGAATAACTATGTTGAAGCAAATATTAAAGGTTTAGTTCTTCCAAAATGTTGGACAAGATGGAGTTATATCCATAAATATAAAAAAGGTGAAAAGCTTTTACTAACTTCAAGGGCAATTGATGATGCAGGATTTATCCAACCAACTATTGATCAAGAAGTATTTGGATTTGATGTAAAAAAAGAAGATTATGGAAAAGATAAAAATAAAGGAATGGGTGTTGAATCTGTTTACCATAGAAATGCAATTGAAACTTGGGAAGTAAATGAAAAAGGGGAGGTGAACCATGTTCAAGTTAGAACAATATAA
- the dnaE gene encoding DNA polymerase III subunit alpha codes for MSQTPQFTHLHLHTEYSLLDGANKIKPLAKKVKAMGMTSVAMTDHGNMFGAIDFYNAMRAEGIKPIIGMEAYIHNSEDIGDKTNRQRFHLCLYAKNDTGYKNLMYLSSQAYMYGFYYYPRINKKLLRENSEGLVCSAACLQGEINWHLNLQNERNVKNGAKGYEAAKNIALEYKEIFGDDFYLEIMRHGIGDQHYVDDQILRISQETGIKVVATNDTHYLEQKDADAHEAFMCIAMNKLYDDPNRLRHSVHEFYLKSPEQIARLYADIPEAIEATQEIADKCNLEIKLGNPTPPNFKFTRDKLREQNLEIPFPDEEYSLENDKALFIHECWKGLEDRLKIVPPEKHQEYRDRLQVEIDIINNMKFPGYMLIVWDFVIVAKQMKIPVGPGRGSAAGSLVAYSLYITDIDPMPYGLLFERFLNPERVSMPDIDMDFCQSRRGEIIDYVVQQYGRANVAQIITFGKLLAKGVIRDVARVLDMPYSKADAMAKLIPDELGINLTDSWEKEPKIKELCEMDPLSKRTWDFALALEGLNRNAGTHAAGVVISNEPLWKKTPLFKPSGLDTLATQYNGKYVEDVDLIKFDFLGLKTLTVIEEANKLVEKRHGKRINFILEDVNDKGVYELIQSGNTIGLFQIESAGMQDLAKRLKPSGFEDIIAMLALYRPGPMESGMLDDFIDRKHGRAEISYFYDEFVEPLKPILEPTYGVIVYQEQVMQIVQTIGGFSLGGADLVRRAMGKKIKEEMDRLKGEFAEGGVKKGYVKEHCEELFDLIVKFAGYGFNKSHSAAYGLVTFYTSFLKKYYPTEFMAALLTLEKDNTDKVVKYVDEVKRMGIELFPPDINKSFSVFSARQTDGQEVVMFGMGAIKGAGDVAINQIIKERDENGEFKDLSDFISRIDGSKVNKRVIEALIKAGALDCFHYSRKAMLQQIEIIGETVGKAMQAKKMSTGSLFGDSEELTRVEIELEHLPEFEPKEILEFEKASLGFYVSGHPLDGYRDELDKINYTLSSGIDEVADGSQALIIGKIEEITQKISKKGNKFGIANVLDLHGNIEIMLFENRLKELEDDFGIDLSNPWDSEPIAFKVKVTKDGDFTRMNILKIESLEDAKKDKVKTKHVEKQEPPLTIALPHTDNADNVYKLFDIVANNQGKRPLKILVKAKLADIELESGFSVTSKVEELIKNIDGAYVVA; via the coding sequence ATGTCACAAACTCCACAATTTACACACTTACATTTACATACAGAATATTCACTTTTAGATGGTGCCAATAAAATCAAACCACTTGCAAAAAAAGTAAAGGCAATGGGAATGACAAGTGTTGCAATGACAGACCATGGTAACATGTTTGGAGCCATTGACTTTTATAATGCAATGAGAGCAGAGGGAATTAAACCAATCATCGGAATGGAAGCATATATTCACAATTCAGAAGATATTGGGGATAAAACAAATAGGCAAAGATTCCACTTATGTTTATATGCAAAAAATGATACTGGATACAAAAACTTAATGTATCTTTCTTCACAAGCTTATATGTATGGTTTTTACTACTACCCAAGAATAAATAAAAAACTTTTAAGAGAAAATAGTGAAGGACTAGTTTGCTCTGCTGCTTGTTTACAAGGGGAGATTAACTGGCATCTAAATTTACAAAATGAAAGAAATGTTAAAAATGGTGCAAAAGGTTACGAAGCTGCAAAAAATATTGCTTTAGAGTATAAGGAAATTTTTGGGGATGATTTTTACCTTGAAATCATGAGACATGGTATTGGAGACCAACACTATGTAGATGATCAAATATTAAGAATCTCCCAAGAAACGGGTATAAAAGTGGTAGCCACAAATGATACCCATTATTTAGAACAAAAAGATGCTGATGCCCATGAAGCTTTTATGTGTATTGCAATGAATAAACTTTATGATGATCCAAACAGATTAAGACACTCTGTTCATGAGTTTTATTTAAAATCTCCAGAACAAATTGCAAGACTTTATGCAGATATTCCTGAAGCTATTGAAGCAACTCAAGAGATAGCAGATAAATGTAATTTGGAGATAAAACTAGGAAACCCTACTCCACCAAACTTTAAATTTACAAGGGATAAATTAAGAGAGCAAAACCTTGAAATACCATTTCCAGATGAAGAATACTCTTTAGAAAACGATAAAGCACTTTTTATCCATGAATGTTGGAAAGGTTTAGAAGATAGACTTAAAATTGTTCCTCCTGAAAAGCATCAAGAATATCGAGATAGATTACAAGTTGAGATTGATATTATCAACAATATGAAATTCCCAGGATATATGCTTATCGTTTGGGACTTCGTTATTGTGGCAAAACAGATGAAAATCCCTGTAGGACCAGGAAGGGGTTCAGCAGCAGGAAGTTTAGTTGCCTATTCTTTATATATTACAGATATTGACCCTATGCCTTATGGTTTACTATTTGAGAGATTTCTAAATCCAGAAAGGGTATCGATGCCCGATATTGATATGGACTTCTGTCAAAGTAGAAGGGGTGAAATTATAGATTATGTTGTACAACAATATGGTCGTGCCAATGTTGCACAAATTATCACCTTTGGTAAACTTCTAGCTAAAGGGGTTATTAGAGATGTTGCTAGAGTTTTAGATATGCCCTACTCAAAAGCAGATGCTATGGCAAAACTTATTCCAGATGAATTAGGAATTAATCTAACTGATTCATGGGAAAAAGAACCTAAAATTAAAGAACTTTGTGAGATGGATCCCCTTTCAAAAAGAACATGGGACTTTGCTTTAGCACTTGAAGGATTAAATAGAAATGCTGGTACCCATGCAGCAGGTGTTGTTATCTCAAATGAGCCTTTATGGAAAAAAACACCCCTATTTAAACCAAGTGGATTAGACACCCTTGCAACTCAATATAATGGTAAATATGTAGAGGATGTTGACTTAATTAAATTCGACTTCTTAGGTCTTAAGACCCTAACAGTAATTGAAGAAGCAAATAAACTAGTTGAAAAAAGACATGGAAAAAGAATCAACTTTATCCTAGAAGATGTAAATGATAAAGGAGTTTATGAACTAATCCAATCAGGAAATACAATTGGATTATTCCAGATAGAATCTGCTGGTATGCAAGACTTGGCTAAAAGACTTAAACCATCAGGTTTTGAAGATATCATTGCGATGCTTGCCCTTTATAGACCAGGTCCAATGGAATCGGGAATGCTTGATGACTTTATTGATAGAAAACATGGACGAGCAGAAATTTCATACTTCTATGATGAATTTGTTGAACCTTTAAAACCTATACTTGAGCCAACTTATGGGGTTATTGTTTACCAAGAGCAAGTTATGCAAATTGTACAAACTATTGGTGGATTTAGTCTTGGTGGTGCGGACTTAGTTAGACGGGCTATGGGTAAAAAGATTAAAGAGGAGATGGATAGACTAAAAGGTGAGTTTGCTGAAGGTGGAGTAAAAAAAGGTTATGTAAAAGAGCACTGTGAAGAGCTTTTCGACCTGATTGTAAAATTTGCCGGATATGGATTTAACAAATCTCACTCAGCAGCTTATGGACTAGTAACTTTCTATACAAGTTTCCTAAAAAAATACTACCCTACAGAGTTTATGGCAGCCCTACTAACTCTTGAAAAAGATAATACAGATAAAGTTGTAAAATATGTGGATGAAGTTAAAAGAATGGGGATTGAACTATTTCCACCTGATATCAATAAATCTTTTTCTGTATTTTCAGCAAGACAAACAGATGGTCAAGAGGTTGTAATGTTTGGTATGGGTGCCATTAAAGGTGCTGGGGATGTGGCAATTAACCAAATTATTAAAGAAAGAGATGAAAATGGAGAGTTTAAGGACTTATCAGATTTTATCTCTAGAATTGATGGGAGTAAAGTAAATAAAAGAGTAATTGAAGCACTTATTAAAGCTGGTGCTTTAGATTGTTTTCATTATTCTAGAAAAGCAATGCTTCAACAAATTGAGATAATTGGTGAAACTGTTGGAAAAGCTATGCAAGCTAAAAAGATGTCAACTGGTTCATTGTTTGGAGATAGTGAAGAATTAACAAGGGTAGAGATAGAACTTGAACACCTTCCTGAGTTTGAGCCTAAAGAGATTTTAGAGTTTGAAAAAGCTTCATTAGGGTTTTATGTATCTGGACACCCCCTTGATGGATATAGAGATGAACTTGACAAAATCAATTATACTTTAAGTTCTGGAATCGATGAAGTTGCAGATGGTTCACAAGCTCTTATAATTGGGAAGATTGAAGAGATAACTCAAAAAATCTCTAAAAAAGGTAATAAATTTGGTATAGCAAATGTACTTGACCTTCACGGAAATATTGAGATTATGCTTTTTGAAAATAGATTAAAAGAGTTAGAAGATGATTTTGGTATCGATTTATCTAACCCATGGGATTCAGAACCAATTGCATTTAAAGTAAAGGTTACCAAAGACGGTGACTTTACAAGAATGAATATACTAAAAATAGAATCTTTAGAAGACGCGAAAAAAGACAAAGTTAAAACAAAACATGTTGAAAAACAGGAACCACCTTTAACAATAGCACTTCCCCATACAGACAATGCTGATAATGTATACAAATTATTTGATATTGTTGCAAATAATCAAGGGAAAAGACCCCTTAAAATATTAGTAAAAGCAAAACTTGCTGATATAGAACTAGAAAGTGGATTTAGTGTAACTTCTAAAGTAGAAGAATTAATAAAAAATATTGATGGAGCATATGTAGTAGCATGA
- the surE gene encoding 5'/3'-nucleotidase SurE: protein MKQILLTNDDGFDAIGLKALIEALSPIAKIIVVAPAKNKSACGHSLTLDRPLRLVNVDDDYYKIDDGTPTDCVFISLNNLFKEGFKPDLVISGINIGANMGEDITYSGTAAGAMEAVLQGIPAIAISQVCRNRCEDIKEGFDFALAKKTIAKIAKKILDDKFPLENRKFLNINIPPISIEECEGIKITKAGFREYGNDTHRHYNPRGEEFYWIGLHPLIWQESPNKNCDFEAIKANYVSITPIMLDLTSYNDIEKLNNWL, encoded by the coding sequence ATGAAACAAATCTTACTAACAAATGATGATGGATTTGATGCAATTGGTTTGAAAGCTTTAATTGAAGCTTTAAGTCCCATTGCCAAAATAATAGTAGTAGCCCCTGCCAAAAATAAATCAGCATGTGGTCACTCTTTAACTTTAGATAGACCTTTAAGACTTGTAAATGTTGATGATGATTATTACAAAATTGATGATGGTACACCAACAGATTGTGTTTTTATATCTTTAAACAATCTTTTTAAAGAGGGTTTTAAACCAGACCTTGTGATAAGTGGTATAAATATAGGTGCTAATATGGGTGAAGATATTACTTATAGTGGTACAGCAGCAGGAGCTATGGAAGCAGTATTACAAGGTATTCCAGCAATTGCTATTTCACAAGTGTGCAGAAATAGATGTGAAGATATAAAAGAAGGCTTTGATTTTGCATTAGCTAAAAAAACCATTGCAAAGATTGCAAAAAAAATTCTTGATGATAAATTCCCTTTAGAAAATAGAAAATTTTTAAATATAAATATTCCTCCAATTTCAATTGAAGAGTGCGAAGGGATAAAAATCACAAAGGCTGGATTTAGAGAATATGGAAACGATACCCATAGACATTATAATCCTAGGGGTGAAGAGTTTTATTGGATTGGATTACACCCTTTAATTTGGCAAGAAAGTCCAAATAAAAACTGTGATTTTGAAGCAATTAAAGCAAATTATGTATCAATTACTCCAATAATGTTAGATTTAACTTCATATAATGATATTGAAAAACTAAATAATTGGTTATAA